The Primulina eburnea isolate SZY01 chromosome 8, ASM2296580v1, whole genome shotgun sequence genome contains a region encoding:
- the LOC140837794 gene encoding transcription factor JUNGBRUNNEN 1-like, which produces MSTCKEEDDDVPLPGFRFHPTDQELVAFYLRRKVEKRPLRIELIKQVDIYKYDPWDLPKSNNVEDKEWYFFCKRGRKYRNSVRPNRVITGSGFWKATGIDKQIYSSEGSLDCIGLKKSLVYYQGSAGKGTKTDWMMHEFRLPPGPDKGTKNIMDVKSIAREAEVWTLCRILKRENSYKKVMAADWREVATKIRSNNVSHSTVETSSETCSVESCDKIGYNISFSSSVPVLSHHFQHQFEKKPNACIVDCSMNPNQQYFQGQYFMSSVKSQAPSSSSSMCADTNHEFLKHAENWEDLQSIVDYAAAVAATSTAAHPFYL; this is translated from the exons ATGAGTACTTGTAAAGAAGAAGATGATGATGTTCCACTTCCAGGGTTCAGATTTCATCCGACTGATCAAGAGCTCGTGGCGTTTTATCTTCGAAGAAAGGTCGAAAAAAGACCGTTACGCAtcgaactcataaaacaagttGATATCTACAAGTATGATCCATGGGATCTTCCAA AATCCAATAACGTTGAGGACAAGGAGTGGTACTTTTTCTGCAAAAGAGGAAGAAAATACAGAAACAGCGTCAGACCCAATAGAGTAATAACAGGTTCCGGGTTTTGGAAAGCCACTGGTATTGATAAACAAATATACTCTTCAGAAGGAAGCCTCGATTGCATTGGATTAAAGAAATCCCTGGTATACTATCAGGGAAGCGCCGGAAAGGGTACCAAGACTGATTGGATGATGCACGAGTTCCGGCTTCCGCCTGGCCCCGACAAAGGAACCAAGAATATCATGGATGTTAAAAGCATTGCCCGAGAAGCT GAAGTTTGGACCCTATGCAGAATACTGAAACGTGAAAATTCTTACAAGAAAGTGATGGCCGCAGATTGGAGAGAAGTCGCCACGAAGATCAGAAGCAACAACGTTAGTCATTCAACAGTAGAGACAAGCTCAGAAACATGCAGCGTGGAGTCCTGTGATAAAATCGGCTACAACATTAGTTTCAGCAGCTCTGTACCAGTACTCAGTCACCATTTCCAGCACCAGTTTGAGAAGAAACCCAATGCATGTATTGTTGATTGTAGCATGAATCCAAACCAACAGTACTTTCAAGGCCAATATTTCATGAGCTCGGTGAAATCTCAGGCCCCGTCGTCTTCGAGCTCTATGTGTGCTGACACTAACCATGAGTTTCTAAAGCATGCTGAGAATTGGGAGGATCTTCAATCCATTGTCGACTACGCTGCTGCTGTGGCTGCTACTTCTACTGCTGCCCATCCCTTCTATTTGTAA